The Pochonia chlamydosporia 170 chromosome 3, whole genome shotgun sequence genome contains the following window.
TATATCCTTCTTTagcttgctgaagctgaaaCCTCctttcttggcctccttggcTTCTACACCTAGTTCTTGCAGGCCAACTCGAAGCCAGCCGATACCCTCGGCAGTCTGTCCCCCCAGCTCAGCGTCAATACCGAAAAATCTACAAGCCTTCGCTCTGCTTGTGCGGCGCAGATCGTCCAGATATTTGAGCAACACTGGGTTTACCTTGTTTGTTCCAGAGCCAGCAGACTGTAACAAGGATGCCGCTTTGGCTGCATGCTCAGACGCAGCGAGACACAGTCGTGCAAAAAGGTGAGCCCGTACTTTGGGGATATCGGGGGCTTTGAACATCCATTCCTTGTCAGTCTTATTCCTGTCCTGCGCCACGGCCGCAGGATAGGGGTCATCTTTGAGGACTGCCAGCAGCGTGGCTTCTGCTAGTGCCAGAGAGTAGAGTGCTCTAGCTGTCGTGGGTGCAACATCTGCGCAGGGTGCCGTGCTGGAAATTTGCTCGCTCCGCAAGGACAAGTAGTCATAAATCGAGGCCGCGTCAAGGAGATACTTtgtggcggtggtgatggccGTGGTTCGCTCCTTGGTGCCGAGGAAACTCGTCGTGGTCATGTACAACGGCTGCAGAGTCGATCTGGCCGTCAAGGTGTACGCATATGCCAACGAGGACAGGACAAAAAATATCTCATATTCCAATGAGGTGATTTTCACGCGAGGGCGTTCTCTGCCCGGAACAATGTCTCCGGATAATGTCGGTCTCCAGGTAATAGATGGCGTCGTCTTTAAAACCACACTGATAACTTCACCACCCTCCAAGCAGTGTGAGCTGACGCCGGCATCTACGGCGAGGAGATAGGGTAGGTAGCCTTCGATGCTGGAAATGACGGTGCCCAGGCTGCCGATGCGTGCATTCGGCGGTAGTCTCTTGTGCTTCTTTAAGGCATCTCTTACTACACCTCGTTGGCCACTGGCGGTCAATGGAAGAGAGGGGTGTGAGTCGCAGTTGAAAGAGGATGAGAATGAGAAGGCTGATGTTGTGGGCAGCACAAAAGGGAACGGCATTTTGAGGTCGGCGTTTGCTGACGGCTATGGAGGCAGCTTCCGCTGGTGTTTATCCAAGTGTATGAGATTCAACAACATGAAGGCAAAAGGTCAAGATGGATGGCTGCCACGCGGTTGGAGTCTAAGGTCTTGGCTGTATTCATGCAGTGCTTTGGTCCACAGTTTTCTGCAGAGAAGCACATGAGCTTGCTTTGCGTCGATGGAGCTCTGAGCTTGACTGACGTCGGAATTGAACCAGAGAAAAGCCCCACCGAAGCCAACCACAAATCCAATCCAGCTatctgttcaatgttcagcgTTGTCCATCCCTGTCCACTTGAGCACGACTCCAGAATTCAGGGTGcttcaaccaccaccaccatccttcCCCAGACTCTAGCCAATCCCCAAGTCAATGGGCATCACGGGCACAATCTCGCATTGAACTCGTCCGCTCCGCCGTCGTCACAATGGCAGGGCCAagtccatcaccacacaAGCCCAGGCGCAAACTGAAGACTGGcgatggcaatggcggcgacaAGCTTACACGAACGCGGTTCGAAGCTTTGGTGCGAGCTCCATCCTTCCCCTTGGCGGCGTTCCTGTGGCCGGCCCGGACCTCGTCTACTCAATGGGAGGTGTTGCCAGCAGTTTTGATGGTTGTCGGGCTGTTTCGATGGGCAGCAGGCTTTTGGGGGTATTCAGGTGAGTGCTTCTTGAGCAGATTACCCAAATCCTTTTCGCAAGGCTAATCTACTATGCGCCAAGGTTTCCAACGTCCTCCCATGTTTGGCGACTACGAAGCACAGCGACACTGGATGGAGCTAACGACGCATCTTCCCATCTCACAATGGTATTTTCACGATCTTCAATGGTGGGGGCTTGATTATCCGCCTCTCACGGCATATCATAGCTGGGTCATGGGCAAGATTGGAGGCTTAATTGAGCCCTCCTGGTTCGCACTCTTTACCTCTCGAGGCTCCGACGATCCGACCTTGAAGATTTTCATGAGAGCCACCGTCATTATCTCTGAATATCTCATTTACATCCCGGCAGTTGTAGTGTTTGCCCGACGATACAGCAGGCTGAATGGCGTGTCTACTTGGACCAGCTCTGTAGCTCTTGTTGCCATTCTCATGCAACCGGCCACGATCCTCATCGACCACATTCACTTTCAGTACAACACCGTTAtgcttggccttgtcctcgcAAGCATCAACAGCATGCTAGCCGAAAGATACAAGTGGGCTGCCGTCTTCTTTGTTGCCGCCCTCGGATTCAAACAAATGGCACTGTACTATGCGTTCACTGTCTTTGCCTACCTGCTAGGAAAGTGCATGCAGCCACGTATAAACATCACCCGGTTGGTTGGCATTGCACTGGTGACAGTTGCTTCATTCGCTGTTTTGGTGTTACCTCTGATTATTGGCACTCTGTATGACAGACACCAAGGAATCGATTCACGACCAGACCTGGACGGACCTCCACCACCGCTTCCGTTGTTCCCGTTTGTTGCTCATTATCTTGATACCCGCTCTGCTCTTTATGCCGTGGTGGAGCAAATGATCCAGATGGTCCACCGTATCTTCCCATTCTCAAGAGGGTTGTTTGAAGACAAGGTCGCCAACTTTTGGTGCGCCTTGAATGTTGTCATAAAGCTTCGCAATTTGCCGACAGACCTATTACAAAAGGCAGCACTCGGCGCGACGCTCCTATCCATCATCCCGCCGAATCTTGTGCTCCTCATTCGaccagagaagaagatttTGCCTCTAGCTTTTGCGACCACGGCTTGGGGATTCTTCCTGTTCAGCTACCAGGTGCATGAAAAGAGCGTTCTTCTGCCCCTGATGCCAATGACTCTGTTGCTTGCTGGAAAGCAGGGACTCAATGGTGATACACGATCATGGGTTGGATTTGCCAATCTTCTCGGAGCGTGGACTATGTTCCCTTTGCTGAGCAGGGTAGATCTCACTGTGCCTTATACTGTCCTGACGCTTCTGTGGGCGTATCTTGTGGGCCTGCCTCCGTTGTGTTGGACTGCCCCCTTCATGGAGGCAGGACCTGCACCAAAGCAGTGGGCGACGGCTATCATTCATGGTTGTTTCTACGCTTTTATGGGTGTCTGGCATGTCGTCAATGCCTGTGTGCCCCCTCCTGTCGATAAGCCGGATTTATGGGTGGTGGCCAATGTTGGCGTCGGTTGTGCTGGTTTCATAATGTGTTACTTGTGGTGTTTCTGGAAACTGCTGGTGGACAGCGGCCTGGTGGCGTccaagttgccaaagtcgaaAACGCAATGAGTGTGTGTATTGTACAGATATCATAGACAGTGGTGAAGGGGGTTGGTCAACAACAGGTATAGAATGCGACTGATTCCCAAGGGCATCGGCAAGGGCATCGGCGAAAGAGATATTACCCGTATTCATAGTTGCATGGGCATTGGGTTGCCCTGTTAAATGTATATTAAGTTACGAATCGCGGCGAATGAAAAGTGTCGACCAATTTTGTATCCCGTTGAGAAACATGTCTAAGCCTGCCATATGGACAGAATGCATCATCCAGTGTTCACTGACTATCCCAACCATTGACGTCAACGCTGCGATATTCCTAATGCTGCCCTTTTCTCAAAAGTTCCCACCGAAGCGTCTTTCAACACTCGGCTGCCCTGCGGTCATAGTTCTCGTCTACCTAATCCACTTCTAGAAGCATCACGTCGTCCTAGCTCAACCACGAGGCCTGCACGTCAGCTTCAAACCCCCCCTTTGTAAACATGCAAAGAACCCGTCAGGCACAATCTATAAGTCCCCCTTCCAACAAAGAACTTTCGACAGGCACCATCACATGAAgacccatcatcaccacgtTCAACGATAACCGCAATCTCGGCTACCTTCTTTGAGTATCACGCACGTAATATATTTTCCTCCTGCAACGTTCCACGCTACCGGGCCGGAACCTGATCTGAGCACCTTGCGTTATACTACTTGCAGCTTTCGGGCGGGGCCTGTATTCGAAAGTGCATTGTTTCCTTCAccgagatggatgatgtTTTTGTATTTTTAGCGTTGGGAAAAAATGTCCACAGTGGCGGCTTCTGGAATGGAAGTTGTAGGGTTTGGGCGTGACGATGAGGCGTGGAAGGCTGGTTTATGCGTGGGGGGAGGTTTTGAGGTTTTGGGGAGTTTGTGTCCACCTTGGTTTTTTCTTTGTTGGGAGGATGAAATGCTTCTTGGTTGCCTGTTTGCGGGTTCGTTGTGGTTTGGATGGAATGTGTGGGACGGGTTGGACTTTGTGGAGTTGTGTATGCGTTTGTTGGTGTTCATTGGTAATGGCATGGTGTGTTTAACTGTTATGGGTTGGGGGGAACGGAGATGAGTTGCGAATTacatgttgatggagttATGAACCCGTGATGTTGAATACTCCGGGCTTTGGTATATGCCGTGATGTGAACTCTCACGATGTTGATATGATCTCATGAAACTACCAGTGGAGAGAACTACAATTCCGGCCATTATACATATCAAATTACAAACTGAAATTCACTCAACTCCATTCCCTTCAAACTCATAAAACCAATCAGCAGAGTCCATCACCACGAAAAAACCCCATCAACccaccagaaacaccaaaacccTCATCCGGCAAACCACCTCTCCCCCGGCCACAAATCATACCCAATACCACATCAAAACCCTCACCCCCATCTTCTCCCCACACGGGTTCCTGCCTCGCCTCGCTGCCCGTGCCGCTACATCCCGTCACATTAGCCCGACATCCTCCATAACCCTCCGTAGTTCGTATCACCATCCTCCCCACAGTGTGTGTCAAAACTGCCCACGCGGGAACTACCCTCACAAAAGCAAGTGTATCATCTACCGTTTCCGGCTTTGTTGAACCGGCCCTCCTGGTCCAAGCTCCTCCCAAGGCTAGAACCCTCGACCCTAACAAAGAAGCGCGCACCAGAAAAGCTTGCCCCAACGGGTGTCTGCCTGTTACATCCTTGCCAGAGAAAAGTTTGGAAGCGTCGTATGGATACCACTGGAGAAGTTGCCATGAAACCAATTAAAGGTGTGAAACTTGAGCGCTGACCAAGTCGTACTCTTTTTTGTGTGACCGTGGGGATGTGAGGATGAGTTTGGTTATAAGTGGCCCCTTTGCTGCGGCTTTAAGGAATTGGCTCTTGTTGTTTTCTCGTTGGAGTATCTATGATTTTTGGTAATTAATCTTGAGCAAGACTCAAGTTTCTTTTATTTCCGCTGTTAACTTGGCGCGGGACGCAGAGCATCATGGCGACTTTTATATTCGTGTTCCAGGTGTTGTTGTCAATATTG
Protein-coding sequences here:
- a CDS encoding pH-response regulator protein palC (similar to Magnaporthe oryzae 70-15 XP_003709963.1); protein product: MPFPFVLPTTSAFSFSSSFNCDSHPSLPLTASGQRGVVRDALKKHKRLPPNARIGSLGTVISSIEGYLPYLLAVDAGVSSHCLEGGEVISVVLKTTPSITWRPTLSGDIVPGRERPRVKITSLEYEIFFVLSSLAYAYTLTARSTLQPLYMTTTSFLGTKERTTAITTATKYLLDAASIYDYLSLRSEQISSTAPCADVAPTTARALYSLALAEATLLAVLKDDPYPAAVAQDRNKTDKEWMFKAPDIPKVRAHLFARLCLAASEHAAKAASLLQSAGSGTNKVNPVLLKYLDDLRRTSRAKACRFFGIDAELGGQTAEGIGWLRVGLQELGVEAKEAKKGGFSFSKLKKDISEKREDRRVEKETDWGSDAGRLEETRIIELLDDKWNKINDTMNTQAIPPVSMLLPKMPSGREIHTVKAYQPPTLDRDVLEAMRSLPDREDDVVDDLSSDDDTKGGSSVPAGAFPGTSAEYGVSRSGSGNAYY
- a CDS encoding glucosyltransferase (similar to Neosartorya fischeri NRRL 181 XP_001263671.1); protein product: MAGPSPSPHKPRRKLKTGDGNGGDKLTRTRFEALVRAPSFPLAAFLWPARTSSTQWEVLPAVLMVVGLFRWAAGFWGYSGFQRPPMFGDYEAQRHWMELTTHLPISQWYFHDLQWWGLDYPPLTAYHSWVMGKIGGLIEPSWFALFTSRGSDDPTLKIFMRATVIISEYLIYIPAVVVFARRYSRLNGVSTWTSSVALVAILMQPATILIDHIHFQYNTVMLGLVLASINSMLAERYKWAAVFFVAALGFKQMALYYAFTVFAYLLGKCMQPRINITRLVGIALVTVASFAVLVLPLIIGTLYDRHQGIDSRPDLDGPPPPLPLFPFVAHYLDTRSALYAVVEQMIQMVHRIFPFSRGLFEDKVANFWCALNVVIKLRNLPTDLLQKAALGATLLSIIPPNLVLLIRPEKKILPLAFATTAWGFFLFSYQVHEKSVLLPLMPMTLLLAGKQGLNGDTRSWVGFANLLGAWTMFPLLSRVDLTVPYTVLTLLWAYLVGLPPLCWTAPFMEAGPAPKQWATAIIHGCFYAFMGVWHVVNACVPPPVDKPDLWVVANVGVGCAGFIMCYLWCFWKLLVDSGLVASKLPKSKTQ